In the Drosophila gunungcola strain Sukarami unplaced genomic scaffold, Dgunungcola_SK_2 000001F, whole genome shotgun sequence genome, one interval contains:
- the LOC128262471 gene encoding 5-methylcytosine rRNA methyltransferase NSUN4, whose amino-acid sequence MLKVRSIILLPRRWKSGAKKRWNLVQNKKNNCDRAMDNFDDFYGSVYGSRWKNMRAALLTRHKYVAMVNNFGDTEQTCSMLETDGAINMKSLINLAQDRLKDGVETMPEQGKSRHEIEGKLDALLRKQQEREVASIYPSSGEDGSAAELPKHLKFDNIEEKQPEVEEIHNPFRQSLTKALEEDVKLDEHRLVDPQFGTGGLYEYMPAHSIKGMEDWVAESEHYKYYQTSADFPLTIEKEPSFHYPEHLSLYTYEMGNCSDFKGPKKCLTGVLSHFMMDGASTLPPLFLQVQPGERVLDACASPGGKSLLMLQTLHLDHLVCNDIQVSRLNKLRKVMQEYLFDYKERWAGKRLIFNQSDARNLDQYEQFDKILVDVPCTTDRHVVNEQDNNIFKPTRIKERLRIPELQAGILSNCLRLLRPGGSLVYSTCSLSPIQNDGVVHMALQKVFTEHGITATIKDLSQHTALFSDVFKFEHPKGLKYGQMVVPYLPANFGPMYFSKITRNV is encoded by the coding sequence atgttaaaagttcGCAGCATTATCCTGCTGCCAAGGAGATGGAAAAGCGGTGCCAAGAAGCGATGGAATCTCGTGCAGAACAAGAAGAACAATTGCGACCGGGCAATGGATAACTTTGATGATTTCTACGGAAGTGTTTACGGCAGCCGATGGAAGAACATGCGGGCAGCGCTACTAACGAGGCACAAATACGTTGCCATGGTGAACAATTTCGGGGACACGGAGCAGACATGCAGCATGCTGGAAACGGATGGAGCCATCAACATGAAGTCCCTGATTAATCTGGCCCAGGATCGCCTGAAGGATGGTGTGGAAACGATGCCGGAACAGGGCAAATCCCGTCATGAAATAGAAGGTAAACTAGATGCCCTACTCCGAAAGCAGCAGGAACGCGAAGTGGCCTCTATTTATCCGAGTTCTGGAGAGGATGGTTCAGCTGCTGAACTGCCAAAACACCTGAAGTTTGATAATATAGAAGAAAAGCAGCCAGAGGTGGAGGAAATCCATAATCCCTTTAGGCAAAGCTTAACCAAGGCTTTGGAGGAAGACGTAAAGCTGGATGAGCATCGTTTGGTGGATCCACAGTTCGGCACTGGCGGACTCTATGAATATATGCCCGCCCACAGCATCAAGGGCATGGAGGATTGGGTGGCGGAGTCGGAGCACTATAAGTACTATCAGACCAGTGCTGATTTTCCGCTCACCATTGAAAAGGAGCCTTCGTTCCACTACCCCGAGCATCTCTCTTTGTACACCTATGAAATGGGCAATTGCTCAGACTTTAAGGGGCCCAAAAAGTGCTTGACGGGAGTGCTCTCCCACTTTATGATGGATGGCGCCTCCACTTTGCCACCGCTTTTCCTGCAGGTGCAGCCCGGTGAGCGAGTACTCGATGCCTGTGCCTCTCCTGGTGGCAAATCGCTGCTCATGCTGCAGACCCTTCACTTGGATCACCTCGTCTGCAATGACATCCAAGTGTCCCGACTGAACAAGCTGAGGAAAGTGATGCAGGAGTATCTGTTTGATTACAAGGAGCGTTGGGCGGGCAAGCGGCTCATCTTCAACCAGAGCGATGCCCGCAATCTGGACCAGTATGAGCAGTTCGACAAGATCCTGGTGGATGTGCCCTGCACCACGGATCGCCATGTGGTAAACGAGCAGGACAATAACATCTTTAAGCCAACGCGCATAAAGGAACGTCTGAGGATTCCCGAACTCCAGGCAGGCATCCTTTCCAACTGCCTGCGACTATTACGACCAGGTGGAAGCTTGGTTTACTCCACCTGCTCGCTGTCGCCCATCCAAAACGATGGCGTGGTTCACATGGCCCTGCAGAAGGTGTTCACGGAGCATGGCATCACGGCCACCATCAAGGATCTGAGCCAGCACACGGCGCTCTTCAGCGATGTCTTCAAGTTTGAGCACCCAAAGGGTCTTAAATATGGGCAAATGGTAGTGCCCTACCTGCCGGCCAACTTTGGGCCCATGTATTTCAGTAAAATAACTAGAAATGTTTGA
- the LOC128261357 gene encoding general transcription factor IIH subunit 3, translating to MEADQAAAIKESETCIDLLVIVLDTNPSQHIVRQNQQNLTQILEAVIAFGNAHLMQKAQNKLAVLSCSHHATNFLYPLPRRQVELRQVDGQYEAFSLVEKTVKQQLGSILMNAPRLSAPCESLLAGSMSMALCYISRLQRSVAPGVKMHSRILVLTGSNECASQYMTFMNVFFTAQKLGIVIDTCALDKTLSLLQQGCDITAGQFLKVTQLDGLLQYLLWVFLPAPQIRHKLVLPPPPKVDYRASCFCHRELIDIGYVCSVCLSVFCKYSPICTTCHTIFKNPGPLPVKSKKKRKRTSKCNSRSSKYCRLNETVY from the exons ATGGAAGCGGATCAAGCAGCAGCTATCAAAGAAT CCGAAACGTGCATTGACCTCTTGGTCATCGTGCTGGACACGAATCCTTCCCAGCACATTGTGCGCCAGAACCAGCAGAACCTTACCCAAATCCTGGAGGCGGTGATTGCTTTCGGGAATGCGCACCTCATGCAAAAGGCCCAAAACAAATTGGCTGTGTTATCCTGCTCCCATCATGCCAC AAACTTCCTGTATCCTTTGCCCAGGCGACAAGTGGAATTGCGCCAAGTGGATGGTCAATATGAGGCCTTTAGCCTGGTGGAGAAGACAGTGAAACAGCAGCTGGGCAGCATCCTGATGAATGCCCCACGTCTGAGTGCTCCTTGTGAGAGTCTCCTGGCCGGCAGCATGTCCATGGCACTGTGCTATATCTCTAGG CTCCAAAGAAGTGTGGCACCTGGCGTCAAGATGCACTCCCGCATCCTGGTCCTGACCGGCAGCAATGAGTGCGCCTCCCAGTACATGACCTTCATGAATGTCTTCTTTACCGCCCAGAAACTGGGCATTGTGATAGACACCTGCGCCCTAGACAAGACACTCAGTTTGCTCCAGCAGGGCTGTGATATTACTGCCGGACAGTTCCTCAAAGTCACCCAATTGGATGGCCTGCTGCAGTACCTCCTGTGGGTCTTCCTGCCCGCCCCGCAAATTCGTCACAAATTGGTATTGCCGCCACCGCCCAAAGTGGATTACCGGGCCTCCTGTTTCTGCCATCGTGAGCTCATCGACATTGGCTATGTCTGCTcggtctgtctgtccgtctttTGCAAATACAGTCCAATTTGCACCACTTGCCA TACAATTTTCAAGAACCCCGGTCCTTTGCCTGTGAAAtctaaaaagaaaagaaaacggACAAGCAAATGTAATTCTAGAAGTAGCAAATACTGCCGGTTGAATGAAACAGTATATTAA